The genomic segment ctcactgaggGTCACACCTTGTCAGAGTGAGGCTCATGccctgagggtcactcactgtcttAGGTTCTCtcactgagggtcactcactgagggtcactccttgtcagagtgagggtcactcactgagggtcactcCTTGTCAGAGTGACGCTCACGCCcagggtcactcactgtctgaGGTTcactcactgagggtcactccttgtcagagtgagggtcactcactgagggtcactccctGTCATAGCGAGGCTCATGccctgagggtcactcactgtcagagtgagggtcactcactgatgATCACTCACTGAAGGTcactcactgagggtcactctTTGTCAGAGTGAGGCTCACGccctgagggtcactcactgtcagagtgagggtcactcccTGAAGATCACTCACTGAAGGTCACTCTCTGAGGGTCATTGactcagagtgagggtcactcacggGGGGTCACCCTatcagagtgagggtcactcccTTAGGGTCACTCattgtcagagtgagggtcactcactgaggGTCATTCCCTTTCAGAGTGAGGGTCACgcactgtcgaagtgtcactcTCTGAGGGTCGCTCCTTGTCTGAGGGTCACTCCCTgtctgagggtcactcactgagtGTCAATCCCTGGCTGagggtcactcactcactgagggtcactccctgtctgagggtcactcactgagtGTCAATCCCTGGCTGagggtcactcactcactgagggtcactcCTTGTCTGAGGGTCAttcttgtctgaaccagttgattctctcagcacgtggtgtgagtctgtgctgggctggatgagttcttgttacactgagaggcagcacccagaatgagcgggaaccgtggtgccctctgcctttatagtgtgcgtattctaactggtgattggctgcggtgtttgtacatgttgattggtccctgtgtgtgcccaccagtgtgtgtctgcaccatgatatcctggtgtatattatgacagtggtgaTGGTCGCCGATGAGCCTGTGGGtgccaaatcccaaagggagaccgtgtcctgtcgcccgtcctggtgtgccatgtaggcatattgtggattggcatggaggagcaggaccttctcgacgaggggggtccgatttatggctctcgcatgcttccggaggaggatggGCCCTGGGACTGCCAcccaggacgggagcgagacccctgagatggatttcctggggaaagcaaACGTACGCTCGTGAGGATTGTCGTTGGTGGCTgaacacaggagcgaccggatggagtggagtgcatcggagaggacctcctgccagcgggagactgggaggcttctaaaccgtagggccaggaggacagccttccagaccgccgcgttctcactctccactgtccgtttccccgggggttatagctggtcgtcctgccggaggcgatacccctgctgaggagGAACTGACTCAACTCaccgctcatgaaggaggatccccgatcacaGTGGATGCAGGTGGGGAACCCGAAAAAGGTGAAAAGACTgtgtagggccttgatgacggtcatagaacagtacagcacagaacaggcccttcggccctcgatgttgtgcctagaggattcacctgaggaaggagcagtgctccgaaagctagtgatttgaagcaaacctgttggtcttcatAATATTATACACCTTAATCTGGTCctgccctcagccttctctgtttcaAAGAAAACCACAGCCCATCCAGTTTATTAATAACTGAAACGCTACATCCCAGGCATCGTCGTGGTGCATCTCTGGacaagatcctgggcgggattcactgaccccgtaccgggtcggagaatcgtcagcGGGCTGCGCGCATCACGCCATTGGGGCCGGCGTAACGCCGGGCAggggtcatgtcagggcacggcatggcgaaggggaatcgtgAGTACTCGTCAACAGTGTTGAGGAAGtgcacgttacggtcagtggaggggagggacaagcccaggcatgtgaaatgtacaacacaacacaatgcaaCACAGTGGTTTACCATAGGTCACTCCCATCTGAGGGTCACTCCTGTCTGAGGGTCACTCCCTGTCTGAGGGTCACTCCTTTCTGAGGGTCACTCCTGTCTGAGAGTCACTCCCTGTCTGAGGGCTGAGGGTCACTCCTGTCTGAGGGTCACTCCCTGTCTGAGGGTCACTCCTGTCTGAGGGTCACTCCTGTCTGAGGGTCACTCCTGTCTGAGGGTCACTCCCTGTCTGAGGGTCCCtccctgtctgagggtcagtcaCTGTCTCAGGGTCACTCCTTGTCTGAGGGTCACTCCCTgactgagggtcactcactgtctgagggtcactcCCTGACTGAGGGTCACCCTGTCTGAGGGTCACTCACAGTCTGAGGGTCACTTCCTGTCTCAGGGTCACTCCCTGTCTCAGGGTCACTCCCTTTCTGAGGGTCACTCACAGTCTGAGGGTCACTCCCTGTCTGAAGGACATTCCCTGTCTGAGGGTCACCCTGTCTGAGGATCACTCCCTTTCTGAGGGTCACTCCCTGTCTGAGGGTCACTCCCTGTCTGAGGGTCACTCCCTgactgagggtcactcactgtcggagggtcactcCCTGTCTGAGGGTCATTCCCTGACTGAGGATCACTCCCTTTCTGAGGGTCACTTCCTGTCTCAGGGTCACTCCCTGTCTGAGGGTCACTCCCTGTCTGAGGGTCACTCCCTgactgagggtcactcactgtctcaGGGTCACTCCCTaactgagggtcactcactgtctgagggtcactcactgtctgagggtcactcCCTGTCTCAGGGTCACTCCCTGTCTGAGGGTCACCCTGTCTGAGGGTCACTCCCTGACTGAGGGTCACTCCCTGTCTCAGGGTCACTCCCTGTCTCAGGGTCACTCCCTGTCTGAGGGCCACTCCCTTTCTGAGGGTCACTCACAGTCTGAGGGTCACTCACAGTCTGAGGGTCACTCCTGGTCTGAGGGTTACTCCCTGTCTGAGGGTCACTTCCTGTCTGAGGGTCACCCTGTCTGAGGGTCACTCCCTTTCTGAGGGTCACTCACAGTCTGAGGGTCACTCCCTGTCTGAGGGTCACTCCCTGTCTGAGGATCACTCCCTTTCTGAGGGTCACTCCCTTTCTGAGGGTCACTCCCTGTCTGAGAATCACTCCCTgtctgagggtcactcactgactgagggtcactcactgtctgaGGATCACTCACTGACTGAGGGTCACTCAATGTCTGAGGGTCCCTTACTGGGGGTCACTCCCTGTCTGAAGATCATTCACTGACTGAGGGTCACACACTGTCTGAGTCACTCTCTGTCTGAGGGTCACTCAATGTCTGAGGGTCCCTTACTGGGGGTCACTCCCTGTCTGAAGATCATTCACTgactgagggtcactcactgactgagggtcactcactgattGAGGGTCACTCCCTGTCTGAGGTTACTGTGTCTGGATCTGGGAGGGGGGTCTTTCTCATGAGGAAGGTTTACTCTCACTGGGGGTCACTCATTatggcatggtgccacagtgattagcactgctgcctcacagcgccagggacccaggttcgattctggcctcgggtgactgtgtagtctgcacgttctccccgtgtgtgcgtgggtttcctccgggtgctccggtttcctccccagtccaaagaggtgcgggttaggtggattggctgtcataaattgcccctaattgtccAAAGGTTGTGTGGAGTCACAGGGATaaagtgggggattgggcctcggtagtttggccttttgaagggtcggtgcagactcgatgggccgaatggcctctttgtgcacCATTGGGATTCCATGATCCTCTGGGATGGCAAGATCAATCTTTCTCTCTGGTTAGGGGGTCATGTTCCTTATCTGCACGGGATGGACACCCTTATTGTCTGGAGATGTCACCCttctttctgggggggggggggggggggtgctgttcttGCTCCCTGGAGGATGGAATGGCCTCACTTTCGTTGAAAATCAGACGCAATAAAAGTAAAAGATTGTATTTAAGTATACTTTATTATCAGTTTTGAAATCTCTATTCTCAAGGAAACCTGACAGTCCCCTCCCCCCGCAGTCCCCTCCCCTTTAGAGTCCCCTCTGTTTGAGGTAGTTGGCCAACTCGTGGACCTTCTTGTTGAGCGCTCCCCCGTGAACACCCCTTTTCCCCATCACGAACACCATGAGCTTGATGGTTTTGCCGATGCAGATGCTCTTGCTCTGCCCGCACTTCATCCTCACGTCCATCACCCCGTCGTTGTTGACCATGAGGTTGTCCCGGATGACGGAGCACTTCTTCCCCCCGATGGTGATGCCGGTTTGTAGGAAAGCCTTGCGGTCCTGTCCTATCAGCAGGCTCACCTCCTGCGGGGAGATGGCGGCCAGGATGCCCCCCGGCTTGGAGGCCCAGACGGACTTGTTGTCAGCGTGCCCCACAATGGCGGCATCCTCCATGTTCCTATCCTTCAGGATCGAGTTGATGTAATTCTTCCAGTCTGACATCCTCTCCTCGGGCCTGTGACCGGCTTCAAACACAAAAATCTGCTTGACTCTGTCTCACCAACAGCCGATCATTAATGTGGAAGGACTTAATGAGCAACAACTTTGTAAAGTGACACATCATTATGAGATCAAAATGGCAATATTTGTGACATCATAAAGATCCTTTTATGGATGTCAGTGCAAGTTATCAAATCGGATATTGGATATGTTTATACAAGACAGGTATTTGAGACAAAATGGTCCATTGTATTAATTAGCAAAGAAATATATCCTGATTGAGTGGAACACTTTTCATATGCTAACCTAATTATTACTTAATATTAATCAGGGAGAGTGGCTCAAGGTCGTTAAATTATGGAAGTGTTTGATAGCGTAAatgtatgggcggcatggtagcacagtgggtagcacagtggcttcacagcaccgggggttcaattcccggtttgggtcactgtcggtgcagagtctgcacgttctccccgtgtctgtgtgggtttcctcccacaagtcccgaaagacgtgctgtcaggtgaattggacattctgaattctccctctgtgtacccgaacaggcgccggaatgtgacgactaggggattttcacggtaacttcattgcggtgttaatgtaaacctacttgcagtggcggactggccagggtgtcagcttgcccgatggcaagcgggcccctgatgaagtgggccccctatatcaaataaaaatgcaataaagaaacaaacacagacaactgatttagtaataaaaaggaataagaaaaaaaaagaacaggacacaaataagcagtgcatgaaaaggaacgaagcaggggaggtagtgggaagatgtggaataggggggctcgggccgggcataattaaggaaattccatgttttcagcaagagtgtgtgaatttaaagataaagttacaattcgtgatttgagatggtcggcaacttcaaaggatatcaagcagtagtcttggttcagccagtACATCGGTCCGGGTCGGGGAACCAAGAAGGgacccgtgaatctctgaagggcccttaaaaagtataattaattagataaataaatctccaacttctttcctgagatttgtattctaacttaataaaatataattgtttttaaaaagagcaataccaaataaaaatgcaataaagaaacaaacaaataatcactcagtgtatgaaggaacgaagcagtgttaaacggatgtgaaaaggagtggggggagggggggggggggggttggttcacccgggtcggacatagttggaaatccacgttttcagcaagagtgtgtgaatttaaagataaagttacagttcgtgatttgagatggtcggcaacttgaaaggatatcaagcagtacatagggtcgtgaggtcaccgaaaaggagaagcagtacatttgaccgtgaatcatgaggtcaaagatattgaagtgataagccatgatcggtaaactcaaagggttgcgacttgtaacactacactggtatcaaactggacatgttaactttggtcgtgggaccattcttaatgtcttactatagtccgaccaaacttctaagtttcaacagttgtctcagttgcttgctggtgtgaacactggacagtggattgtttcctcttctgaagctgcataggccacagtagtattgactaatgaacatagcctattgaagtgtaagtaagttattttatattttttatcaagtaggggtttatctggcgttccttcaagttatttttgcaatcatcaatattcatttttcccaatgtgggctatttttaattaagtttttatttcaggaatattacccctaccagcatggaaaagaaaaagcataaatctgggtcactaaaacgcaaagaacaaaaataagcggaaaggaaggaatcagccaagcgatgcaggcctattgcagagtttataataccacaagcacaatccacatcaatatccagttctgcaacaaataatcaagaagcaagaaacaatgctcatggtgatgatgcaatgacatgcgagttacaagaacagagaagagctactttgaatgtagagacaaatacaagtgcatccattactaatcaacccaggcccaatatttcttctggcttccttgttctggtatctgtactgcctgtagttgcaacatctgaacacatagcttcaactagtgacagggaatcagatattccttcaagcataaatgacttggtttctgaagcacatcctgtaaatgaacctacgcaagaaaatgaaagatcaattactggaatcttccaatatccatcacgagcaaagataaaacagttttttgctgaacatccacttcagccacttgatgatctgccatttgatgctcgtttgtatgagaggaaaattatgaatgactcagtcccaagaaaatggctaacagataacaaagaaaatagatgcttatattgttcatactgcttagcctttgagtttcccaacacttgtaatccatcaccccttgtacgtggctttagtgactacaggcgtattagccagagcttgactttacatgaatcgacaacacatgtcagaaatgctcagcaatatatcagtgtggttaatgatggcaccttagataaattttttgcagcatcactaattaaaaggaaagaagtattgaagcagagaagtattgtcatgaggattatagacatcataaagatgttaggcaagcaagcacttccttttcgaggtcacagaaatgaatcggcctacactctagataatgaggttctgaatcatggcaattttttagctacagtgcagttgatgccaaaatatgaccccattatggcagctcacgtttctgcagtgcaaaacaagtctaaacaaagaatcaaacgattagagcaacaaggaaaggctcaaagtaaaggccgtggtggacttattacatacctgagtaaaacaactataaacatgttaatcaaaattatgaagaatatgatacaagaaagaattagtcatgaagtttctcaagcaaaatattattctattcaggttgattcaacacaagataattcatccatcgatcagtttagcattattatttggtatgtgcttaaaggtattatctgtgagcgacgactttcagttgtgccaagtaatgatggtacaggacagggactttttgatctattgattgaaacattacagcatcttaaaattgacccccaaaaatgtttatctgatagcacagatggcgctgcaagctaccatggccagtataatggtttacaaagtaaaattgctgatgtggctgatcaacatgttcatatatggtgctatgcccatgtcttgaatttggtgataactgaaacaacaaaatgttgtgtgcctgcagtttcttttttcaatttgctccagaatatagcaacatttgtgaaagcatcatacaagagaatagctgtatggatagaagttgttggaaa from the Scyliorhinus canicula chromosome 23, sScyCan1.1, whole genome shotgun sequence genome contains:
- the LOC119956562 gene encoding profilin-3-like, which codes for MSDWKNYINSILKDRNMEDAAIVGHADNKSVWASKPGGILAAISPQEVSLLIGQDRKAFLQTGITIGGKKCSVIRDNLMVNNDGVMDVRMKCGQSKSICIGKTIKLMVFVMGKRGVHGGALNKKVHELANYLKQRGL